A genomic stretch from Scheffersomyces stipitis CBS 6054 chromosome 6, complete sequence includes:
- the PPR2 gene encoding serine/threonine kinase (go_function protein kinase activity; ATP binding~go_process protein amino acid phosphorylation), whose translation KFSRSDIRISRIGEGISGTVDLYKSKVVPTFRYAVKTYHSKEKYESKTEYVARVLTEYNILRQLHHSNLIEVYKYEVSLSGEVRTFLEAGSPNLYDLIRSVPASSLDPKGMLCIWKQICDGVRYLHEAKVCHRDLKLNNLVVDIPNRTVKIIDFATALVVKDNEPAIGIVGSDAYIAPETIEKIRYNGMEADIWSLGIILYYLMVVKFPWKSARHSDKKYTAFKNIPDRPQSWITDHLIPPPVYTDEGLEMGKASVLRYLPAESYPLASYILMVNPTKRATIRDFWEDEWFSSIDYC comes from the coding sequence AAGTTTTCGCGAAGTGATATCCGAATCTCAAGAATTGGCGAGGGCATCTCGGGCACGGTCGATTTGTACAAATCCAAGGTAGTACCGACCTTCAGGTATGCCGTAAAAACGTACCACTCTAAGGAGAAATACGAGTCCAAGACTGAATACGTAGCCCGTGTTCTTACCGAATACAACATTCTCCGACAGCTCCACCATTCAAATCTCATAGAGGTTTACAAATACGAGGTTTCGCTTAGTGGTGAAGTGCGGACGTTCCTTGAAGCTGGAAGCCCCAATCTCTACGACCTTATCCGTTCAGTGCCTGCGTCATCGTTAGACCCCAAGGGTATGCTATGCATATGGAAACAAATCTGCGACGGCGTACGATATTTGCACGAGGCTAAGGTGTGCCATCGAGATCTCAAGTTAAATAATTTGGTTGTAGATATTCCGAACCGCACTGTCAAGATTAttgattttgcaactgccCTTGTGGTCAAGGATAACGAGCCCGCAATAGGAATTGTTGGATCCGACGCCTACATAGCGCCGGAAACCATAGAGAAAATTCGCTACAACGGCATGGAAGCGGACATATGGTCTCTTGGTATAATTCTCTACTATTTAATGGTGGTGAAATTCCCCTGGAAATCGGCCCGACATTCTGACAAGAAGTATACAGCATTTAAAAACATCCCTGACAGGCCACAGCTGTGGATTACAGACCATTTGATTCCTCCACCCGTTTACACCGACGAGGGGTTGGAAATGGGAAAGGCTTCCGTCCTCAGGTATCTTCCTGCCGAATCATATCCTCTTGCCAGCTACATCTTGATGGTAAACCCAACCAAAAGAGCCACTATCAGAGACTTCTGGGAAGATGAATGGTTCTCCAGCATTGATTATTGC
- the SHM1 gene encoding Serine hydroxymethyltransferase, mitochondrial precursor (Serine methylase) (go_function glycine hydroxymethyltransferase activity~go_process glycine metabolism; L-serine metabolism), with translation MLSSVSSTLRVQSKRLPVAIARSYALSAHAQALISKPVQEVDPEMAEILSQEKARQKNSITLIPSENFTSKAVMDLLGSEMQNKYSEGYPGERYYGGNEIIDKAESLCQKRALEAFDLDPAQWGVNVQPLSGAPANLYAYSAVLEVGDRIMGLDLPHGGHLSHGYQTPSAKISYISKYFQTMPYRLNEETGIIDYDTLEANAILFRPKIIVAGASAYSRVIDYRRMRAIADKVGAYLLSDMAHISGLVSAGVTDSPFPYSDIVTTTTHKSLRGPRGAMIFFRKGIRKVTKKGKEIPYDLERKINFSVFPAHQGGPHNHTISALAVALKQTQYPEYKEYQRDVVANASSFANALVSRGFKLVSDGTDTHLILVDLRSKNIDGARVEAVLERANIAANKNTVPGDKSALFPSGLRVGTPAMTTRGFGPEEFDKVAKLIEKAVEISLALKAQEQGSVPKELLASFKKLADSSAEVKALAKEVSDWASTFPVPGDL, from the coding sequence ATGCTCTCTTCTGTCTCCAGTACCTTGAGGGTACAATCCAAGAGATTGCCCGTTGCAATTGCCAGAAGCTATGCTCTTTCAGCCCACGCTCAGGCACTCATCTCCAAGCCAGTTCAGGAAGTAGACCCGGAAATGGCTGAGATCTTGTCTCAAGAGAAAGCCAGACAAAAGAACTCCATCACGTTGATTCCTTCCGAAAACTTCACCTCAAAGGCCGTGATGGACCTTTTGGGATCGGAAATGCAGAACAAGTACTCCGAAGGCTACCCAGGCGAGAGATACTATGGTGGAAATGAAATTATCGACAAAGCTGAGTCATTATGTCAGAAAAGAGCCCTTGAAGCTTTTGACTTAGACCCTGCACAGTGGGGTGTCAATGTCCAGCCATTATCGGGTGCTCCAGCCAACTTGTACGCCTACTCAgctgttcttgaagtcggAGACAGAATTATGGGTTTAGACCTTCCTCATGGGGGCCATTTGTCGCATGGTTACCAAACCCCGTCCGCTAAGATCTCGTACATCTCCAAGTACTTCCAGACGATGCCATATCGTTTGAACGAGGAGACAGGTATCATCGACTACGACACCTTGGAGGCCAACGCCATTTTGTTCAGACCCAAGATCATTGTTGCTGGTGCTTCTGCCTACTCTCGTGTCATTGACTACCGTAGGATGCGCGCAATTGCCGATAAGGTCGGAGCCTACTTGTTGAGCGATATGGCCCACATTTCCGGTTTGGTCTCGGCCGGAGTGACTGATTCTCCATTCCCATACTCGGATATCGTCACCACGACCACGCACAAGTCATTGAGAGGTCCCAGAGGTGCCATGATCTTTTTCAGAAAGGGTATCAGAAAGGTAACCAAAAAAGGTAAAGAAATCCCCTAcgacttggaaagaaagatcaacttctctgtCTTTCCTGCCCACCAGGGTGGTCCACACAACCACACCATCTCTGCGTTGGCTGTGGCCTTGAAGCAGACACAATACCCTGAATACAAAGAGTACCAGAGAGATGTCGTTGCCAATGCTAGCTCATTTGCCAATGCTCTTGTGTCACGTGGTTTCAAATTGGTCTCTGATGGAACTGATACCCACTTGATTCTTGTTGACTTGAGATCCAAAAATATTGACGGAGCTCGTGTTGAGGCTGTTTTGGAGAGAGCCAATATCGCTGCCAACAAAAATACTGTTCCAGGCGATAAGTCGGCTTTATTCCCCTCGGGCTTGAGAGTTGGAACCCCAGCAATGACTACCAGAGGCTTCGGCCCTGAGGAATTTGACAAGGTTGCCAAGTTGATAGAAAAGGCTGTAGAAATCTCGCTTGCCTTGAAAGCTCAGGAACAAGGTTCTGTCCCTAAGGAGTTGTTGGcttcgttcaagaagttggctgatTCTAGTGCTGAAGTCAAGGCTTTGGCCAAAGAAGTATCGGACTGGGCCTCGACCTTCCCTGTCCCAGGCGACTTGTAA